A genomic segment from Streptosporangium roseum DSM 43021 encodes:
- a CDS encoding GntR family transcriptional regulator — translation MSMDFAPPKYAQVMAAIQQRIEAGEYAPGAMLPSETQLVREFGVGRTTVVRALQTLAMQGWIEREHGRGSFVKGRPESSPDRVRPGLAVAEQAESAESVTDVQRVPAPRHIARLLGVEERTPVIARRRTTQQGGRLSAVETLWFPLEIALGTDLDKPEPLRHGIRQHLQAVKHLRFDHITERLTARSPRKEEAELLGSSKPVLGVLATVHDAAGAVVMVMEVALPGDLHELQDVYPVT, via the coding sequence ATGAGCATGGACTTCGCTCCGCCGAAGTATGCCCAGGTGATGGCGGCGATTCAGCAGCGGATCGAGGCCGGCGAATACGCTCCGGGTGCCATGCTGCCGTCCGAGACGCAGCTTGTCCGGGAGTTCGGCGTAGGGCGCACGACCGTGGTGCGGGCGCTTCAGACCCTGGCCATGCAAGGGTGGATCGAGCGGGAGCACGGCCGCGGCTCGTTCGTGAAGGGGCGCCCGGAGAGTTCACCGGATCGCGTCCGGCCGGGCCTGGCGGTGGCCGAACAGGCGGAGAGCGCCGAGAGCGTTACCGATGTGCAGCGCGTTCCGGCTCCTCGTCACATCGCCCGTCTCCTGGGTGTGGAGGAGCGGACGCCAGTGATCGCCCGTCGGCGGACGACTCAGCAGGGTGGCCGGCTGTCTGCGGTGGAGACGCTGTGGTTCCCATTAGAGATCGCACTCGGCACCGACCTGGACAAGCCCGAGCCGCTGCGGCACGGGATCCGCCAGCACCTGCAAGCGGTCAAGCACCTGCGGTTCGACCACATCACCGAGCGGCTGACGGCGCGTAGTCCCCGGAAAGAAGAGGCCGAGCTGCTTGGCAGTTCCAAGCCCGTTCTCGGGGTGCTGGCCACCGTCCATGATGCGGCGGGGGCCGTGGTCATGGTGATGGAGGTGGCCTTGCCAGGTGATCTTCATGAGCTGCAGGATGTCTATCCCGTGACATAG
- a CDS encoding XRE family transcriptional regulator, whose translation MGLFNLAVKYNGASQTRISAATGIAQGHVSLIIRGQRQVTDLEVYERIATGLGLPDHARMLFGLAPLDTASPTGDHGDNHQEQADELTARIEAAAAIDPTMVMILTTDTNNLRLLDRRLGGVAIADKMRAQISQVERAHRHAVRPGIRAQLAHVLAETSSLAGWQAIDTGALNDAWNHYEHAKAAAREADDPAVLAYVSAEQAYVLMELGRPAEATELLQHIHTTHRERLPGRLRTWLSAAEAEAAAILGDETTCRTALDQAAALLPEGAADVSMPYLSLDAHHLARWRGNCLVRFGDPGTVEDLRSALAGMDGTYNRAESGVRCDLGHALLARGEADAAQPHIQRAQQLATMTGSRRQRKRIEELARAVTRSLR comes from the coding sequence GTGGGGCTTTTCAATCTCGCTGTCAAGTACAACGGGGCGAGCCAAACGCGCATCAGCGCAGCGACCGGAATAGCCCAAGGCCACGTAAGCCTGATCATCCGAGGGCAGCGCCAGGTCACCGACCTGGAGGTCTACGAACGGATCGCCACCGGACTCGGCCTGCCCGACCACGCCCGCATGCTCTTCGGCCTGGCCCCACTCGACACCGCGTCCCCCACCGGAGACCACGGTGACAACCACCAGGAGCAGGCCGACGAGCTGACGGCCCGGATCGAAGCGGCCGCCGCCATCGACCCCACCATGGTCATGATCCTCACCACCGACACCAACAACCTGCGTCTCCTGGACCGCCGACTCGGTGGAGTCGCCATCGCCGACAAGATGCGCGCCCAGATCTCCCAAGTAGAACGCGCCCACCGGCACGCCGTACGGCCCGGCATCCGCGCCCAGCTCGCCCACGTGCTCGCCGAGACCTCATCTCTGGCCGGATGGCAGGCCATCGACACCGGCGCCCTGAACGATGCGTGGAATCACTACGAGCACGCCAAAGCCGCCGCCCGCGAAGCCGACGATCCCGCGGTGCTCGCCTACGTGTCCGCCGAACAGGCCTACGTCCTCATGGAGTTGGGGCGGCCGGCCGAAGCCACCGAGCTACTCCAGCACATCCACACCACCCACCGTGAACGTCTCCCCGGCCGGCTACGGACATGGCTGTCGGCAGCCGAGGCCGAAGCCGCCGCGATCCTCGGCGACGAGACCACCTGCCGCACGGCACTCGACCAGGCCGCCGCGCTTCTACCGGAGGGAGCCGCCGACGTGAGCATGCCCTACCTCTCATTGGACGCCCACCACCTCGCCCGCTGGCGCGGCAACTGCCTGGTGCGCTTCGGCGACCCCGGCACCGTCGAAGACCTCCGCTCAGCCTTGGCCGGGATGGATGGCACCTACAACCGCGCCGAATCCGGGGTCCGCTGCGACCTGGGCCACGCCCTTCTCGCCAGAGGAGAAGCCGATGCGGCCCAACCTCACATCCAGCGTGCCCAGCAGCTCGCCACCATGACCGGCTCCCGTCGCCAGCGCAAGCGCATCGAGGAGCTCGCCCGAGCGGTTACGCGCTCACTCCGTTAA
- a CDS encoding NUDIX hydrolase, giving the protein MATNEEQTRWIVHGERLIYDNRWIRLGLVDVAIPDGERFEHHVVHLDRAAIAVVVDDQNRVLLMWRHRFLADRWGWELPGGLIDAGEDAMATAAREVEEETGYRPKEIEHLITYQPMAGMVDSEHNLFLVRGAELVGKPTGEIEADLIEWVPMSEIPDMIARGDIWTSGTLIGLYAARDRLNGVSA; this is encoded by the coding sequence GTGGCTACCAATGAGGAGCAGACGCGCTGGATCGTCCATGGCGAGCGGCTGATCTATGACAACCGGTGGATCCGATTGGGGCTTGTTGACGTCGCGATCCCGGACGGGGAGCGGTTCGAGCATCACGTGGTGCATCTGGATCGGGCGGCTATCGCTGTGGTGGTCGATGACCAGAACCGGGTGCTCCTGATGTGGCGACACCGCTTCCTCGCTGACCGGTGGGGCTGGGAGCTGCCCGGCGGGCTGATAGACGCGGGCGAGGACGCCATGGCGACGGCCGCTCGTGAGGTGGAGGAGGAGACGGGGTATCGGCCCAAGGAGATTGAGCACCTGATCACCTATCAGCCGATGGCCGGCATGGTCGACTCCGAGCACAATCTGTTCCTGGTGCGGGGTGCAGAGCTGGTGGGCAAGCCGACCGGGGAGATCGAGGCCGATCTCATCGAGTGGGTGCCGATGTCGGAGATCCCAGACATGATTGCCCGCGGTGACATCTGGACGTCGGGGACGTTGATCGGTCTGTATGCGGCACGGGACCGGCTTAACGGAGTGAGCGCGTAA
- a CDS encoding DUF5313 family protein, with protein sequence MTGRKRLTAERRSDAYADRCHLLLRVAYPPRFMQARGEEFLSTLLDLAEPGRTRPDLRTVLDVVRASVVWRLREHPPLWRWLCYRLFGKRLPFRYRWWVRDDVLGRFFLVRLLGAWLSLVFLPFTLTDVFRLMGEPGSWGIKIGWLLGTCLTAFTSRRQIRRDLLAKHQFTPNGTPLTPQSDEGMPR encoded by the coding sequence ATGACCGGCCGCAAGCGCCTCACCGCCGAACGCCGAAGCGACGCATACGCGGATCGCTGCCACCTGCTGCTGCGTGTGGCGTATCCGCCGCGCTTCATGCAGGCGCGAGGCGAGGAGTTCCTGAGCACCCTTCTCGATCTGGCCGAGCCCGGCAGGACCCGGCCGGACCTGCGTACCGTGCTGGACGTCGTGCGCGCCAGCGTGGTCTGGCGTCTGCGGGAGCACCCGCCCCTGTGGCGCTGGCTCTGCTACCGCCTGTTCGGTAAGCGGCTCCCCTTTCGCTACCGCTGGTGGGTCCGAGACGACGTCCTTGGCCGATTCTTCCTCGTGCGTCTCCTCGGGGCGTGGCTATCCCTGGTTTTCCTGCCGTTCACACTGACGGACGTCTTCAGACTGATGGGCGAGCCCGGTTCCTGGGGGATCAAGATTGGCTGGCTGTTAGGCACCTGTCTGACCGCTTTTACCAGTCGCCGACAGATTCGGCGTGACTTGCTGGCTAAGCACCAGTTCACCCCCAACGGCACTCCCCTCACCCCGCAGTCTGACGAGGGCATGCCGAGGTGA
- a CDS encoding PadR family transcriptional regulator: MALREQSYLILLALADGPLHGYGVIKAVQELSEERVRLGAGTLYGALDRLSGDGLVSVVKEEVVAGRHRRYYDLTGHGRTVLAEETSRLTRLAATARNRLSLQPGWGTR; this comes from the coding sequence ATGGCGCTACGCGAACAGAGCTATCTCATCCTGTTGGCCTTGGCCGACGGCCCGCTCCACGGCTACGGCGTGATCAAAGCCGTCCAGGAACTGTCGGAGGAGCGAGTACGGCTTGGCGCGGGCACCTTGTACGGCGCACTCGACCGGCTGTCGGGCGACGGCCTGGTGTCCGTGGTCAAGGAAGAGGTCGTCGCCGGCCGCCACCGCCGCTACTACGACCTGACCGGCCATGGCCGTACCGTCCTCGCCGAGGAAACTTCCCGCCTGACGCGGCTGGCCGCCACCGCCCGGAACCGCCTGTCCCTGCAGCCGGGATGGGGAACGCGATGA